Genomic DNA from Caloenas nicobarica isolate bCalNic1 chromosome 18, bCalNic1.hap1, whole genome shotgun sequence:
CTGTGGCAGCTCTTGCACTCGCTGTATAGGAAGCTCCTGAGTTCACCAGGGGACAGAAAATGACCGTATTGGTGTCCCACACAGTCACAACCGTACTGGAACCAAAAGGTACCCATGGGTTATCTCGCTGGAGATTCCTGAATACCAGGCGGTATTGGTGGAACAAGGTGATGTGAATATTGCCATTACCAACATTGTCAATGCAGCCCCtttcctcagtggatctgtttcagAGCCTGTGGTCCAGGATTGCTTGGAAACAATGggagctgtttactccagcagACGGGATTTAAAGGAACAGGAAGACGCTGAAGACTCCTGGTTCACTGATGGAAGCAGCTTTGTAAAGCAAGGAGTACATAAAGCTGGGTATGCCCTACCAACTACCCACGAGGTAATCGAAGCTAAACCTTTGCCTCCTGGGGCTTCTGCCCAGACAGCTGCACACgcacgagctttagaattatccagaGAGAAGAAGAGTAATATTTGCACTGATTCCAAGTATGCTTTGGGAGTGCTGCAAGCCCATGGACCATTTGAAAAGGCccaagtttattaacagcacaaGGAGAACAGATTAAACATGGTACTCCAATTGTCGGAAGCCGGGCTGTTACTGGACAAGTTGCCGTCATGCATTTCAAGGAGAATCGAAAAGGAGACACTGATCAGgaagctggaaataaattggcagctGATACTGCGAGACAAGCtgctgaaaagacagagagagatatGAGAGCGATGTCTCCGATCCCGGGTGGCTGTCTCCTCGAACCACCATCAGTAAACTCTACCTTGCGGTATGTGAACAGAGACCttctcaggttggccagaagcattcccctgCCCAACTAGTAAAGCTGGAAAAGTAACTAAAGCTTTGTTAAATGAGATCATACCCCGATCTGGGGTACCCGCTGTGATGTCCTCTGATAGAGGGCCCCGTTTTGTTGCACAGGTAGTGCTGCAAGTCAGTAGAGCATCAGAGATCGATTGGCAGTTGCCAACTCTCTACAAGTCTTAAGCAAGTGGGCaggtggaaaagaaactgagttATATAATCGAACAGCAGATAAACAGAATTTGTCAAGAAACTAACTGGAAGTAGAATCAAGCACTACCTTTAGCGCTGCTCAGAATTAGAGTGAAGCCTCGagccaaagaaaactgaagtcttttctttcaagcCAATAGATGAAGTTTCCGTTAAAGCTTTTTCATGTCAGCCTTCAGAAGAGAAGTGGAATGGGCTGTTCCAGGTATTGCTGCCGGCCTTTACTGCCATCAAGATTAAAGAGCAACCTGCCTGGATTCAGTATTCAAgagtgaagaaagcagcagataagAAACAGACGTCGGAGCCAGTAGGACCTTCCGCTGTCCAATTCTCTCAGCGTTGATCTCAGTGACTCTAAAAAGTACGAGTGCAGTAACAAATGCTTTTACTCCAAGGTGGCCTTTACACGGGTCTTTAGTGAAAACTATTATAGCCCAACATgaactaaaggaaaaatgtggacAGGTCGAATCTGAAACAACTAAATATCCCTCGTTAGCATTATTGGTGATAATTATAGTCTTGCCAAtagtgaattttgcttttggtaCAAGCTAAAGACTCTTACAAAGCAAATTTGGGCTTTGCCCACGGTATTGAAATAGGAGCAACCGCAAATCCTTTTGGGAATCAACTAAAGTATGACATGAAGTCACTGAAGATGATACATCTTGGAGTTCTGAAGAAATTTGGCATAAGCTTGCTTCATGGCTACCGATTCGACCTAGTCAAAGTAGCTGTTGATGTTTGTGACTCTAATTTTAAtgctaataatttttacttgcatTACGCGACAATGCTCGATTAGGTACTGTTGTGGGGTGACAAAGAGCTATGCCGTACCGCAACCCGAGATGATAATATTTTGTAGATCTCTATTGCAAAAGAattttggctttggtttggaTACACTTTGGGTTTGGTTATGCACTTTAATGCCTAAAGACACAGTAGAAGCTGCTGTGGCTTGAACTTACCTGTCTTCTATCAGAGGACATCACAGCGGGGACCCCAAATCGGGGTATGGTCTCATTTAACAAAGCTTTAGTGACTTTTCCAGCTTTACCAGTTGGGcaggggaatgcttctggccaacctgagaaGGTCTCTGTTCACATAGAGTCTTGTGGTCCCTCCCGCCGAGAGGCCCCTGTCCGGACTGTCTCTTTGCTGTACcttttaagttgtttttaatcttgtaaagagatgattttttaaatactaacgTGTGAGACTCTGCTATGGGAAACCTGGGGTCAAGAACATTTCTGCGACAGTTTTGTGCACGTGAATCTGCATGTGGCACTACTTTGCTcatggagctgggaaggaaatactcgtccttctctggagcctctgcttccttcagctTTCCAGAAGACACATTCGTGTTTTCCAGCACCCCCTTCTTTTGCTGCCCTGCAGAAACTCCTTTGGCCTCTGTTCCATCCCCAGCACAAGATAGTGATACTGCTCTGAGGACAAAACCAAGTAGTACTAATCAACCAGGTGCTGATAATAGACGTTCTGCCCTTCTTTCAACTGTTACTATTTTTGTAGCACTatctcaaagcattttgcaacTGTTAATTATGGGGATTTGATGTGAAAACCCACATGCAGTGATGGTAGAAACTGGAAATTTGTCCTGGAATGATGGAGTCAGTATTTGAGGGGAGAAATCAGTTGCCCAAGGTCGTTAGATCTTCAGTGAGAACATGGAGAACGTGTGCAGTGACCTGCAGAACCGAGGGCTGTTGCTCTGCACCCAAAGCGGCCACAGGAGGAGCTCAAcaggggctctgcctccccttgGGAAGACGTGAGATGGTgtcagggacagggcaggtgaTGCATCGGTTTCCCCCGTGCCCACCCtaggagcgggcagagctgaagatgcagggccaggagctgaaagccaaggaggagcagctggcgagagacaggcagaggctggacgaggcctggcaggagctgaggctggagaagaaggtgaacggggccgcgctgcgtgtccagcagcaggaggagctgacgAGAAGCGCCAATGAGGTAAGCGCAGCGTCTGCACCACGGTTCGCAGCCGAGCACGGGCCGGCAGCACAGCCGGGGTCTCACAGCCTTCCTGAAGTCGTGAATCCTGTGCCGGGAGGGGAACAAGGGGACgcgcagaggagccccagcccagggcagcgagggtccctgtccccaagctccccagccgctctgccttgcagctcttAGCCCAGAAGCACGCGGAGGGGGAGCGAGCCCTGGGGGAGGCACACAGGATGGAATCCCAGTTCCGCGACaagctgcaggtcctgcagcaggagcaactgaagcagcaggagcgtCTGCATCAGGGAAGTGTCTCCTCACCCTCCCAACTGGGCCAGGGGCCACGGTGCACAAGGCCTGAAGCTTTTCTGacagcttctctctctccctttctcccagagACCGCGCAGCAGCGGCTGAGCACGGCTCACCAGAGGAGACGGCATGAATAGCCCCGTGAGGAGCTGCCCAACCACCCTGTGACACCGCTGACCACAGCCCAGGACCTCGGTGCCCCGACCGATGGTCTCTCCAGCACCCTGGCTGAGGCTTCCGCACGctgcaggtgggaagggacttGCTGGGGGGCAGCTGCGCTTGTACCTGTGTCTCAGGAGGCTTGGGATGGTCCTGGGGGCTGGTTTAGTGCCCCTGCATATAAACCTCAGGTGCGAGTTGCCCTCTCGTCCTCTGCAGGGGCTCAGCGGAGCTCTCTGAGCCAGGGCAGTGCctggagggggcaggaggggagaggcaggcGAGTTAAAGCCCGTTTGTcctgggaggctggggaggacCCCGCTGCAGGGACACGCAGGCAGCAGAACAAGGGATGCTGTGGTGTCTACGTCTGCAGTTCATCTAATGGCAGCATCTCGCACTCCGGCTCCTGTTCCAGACTTTCTGCCTCCCACTAGGACGCTCCCTCGGCACAGCCCGCGGGATATCGGGGAGTCCCTGCCCGTGGCCGACAACCCCGTGCTCAGTGCCCaggtgcagctgctgaagtTCCAGGCCCAGTGGGTGAGGCAGGGGAGAgcggggctggaaggggctgcggagctgctggcggagctgggctgggtgaacccgacagggccctgagAGCCTCGGGGGTCTCCTGAGatcagggctgagccctgggctgggccgggtgggctggaaggagccgcgggcagccagaggagtgacagcagaggcaaggagagggggATGCTCGCAGCTTGTCTCAGGCTGGCTCCACGTCCAACCTGAGATGGACATCGTCCTCGGCTCGAAGGGGttgccctctgctcagcccttccctgggtgggagacgctggctctgctggactctggctttgtggtgtccccatcctgtgccgtcaggtccctgctgggtctttccccaggcagggacgctCTTGGAGGCTTCCCCTGCGGGTCTTGCTCAGACTGTGAGGTTCTAGGCTCtggaggagccagggaggggTCCCCTTCATGGGGGGCCATGGTACGAGGGAGGCTTTGGGATCCTTCTCTTGTTGATGAGCAACACCTTGGACTGTGActctgtttctgtggcacttTCTGGGATCATTCCCAcccatccttcctctcttctcaggaGGATGATTACTTAGAAAGGGAGAAGATCTTCTTGGAGTCCCTCAAGAAAGCTCGATACAACACTTCATGTCTGTCAGCATCCCGTCCgtccttctgcccttctccGGACCACGATTTCTTTGAGGTTACGCAGTTATTTCTGGAGATCCTGAGGAAAGCGCCCTACTGcacttcacctctgccagcatcCCGGCCgtcctccctgctcctgaccACCATTTCTTAGAGGGTTTCTTAAGAGAAATGGGTTTAAAAGCCCAAGtctcttttgccttgtgttccAACCCCTGAAAGGCCCCCAGTCTggactgtttctttgctgtacctttcaagttgttttgtatcttataattaaattattttttaaagcacaaacgTCTGAGATTCTGGTATGGGAAACCTGGGgtcaagaacatttctgtgacAGTTTTGTGCACAGGAATCTGTGTGTGGCACCACTTTGCtgatggagctgggaaggaaattctcgtccttctctggagccaaaaaacccacagatggTAGTTGGAGAAACTGCCAATTTGACCTGGAATGATGAAGCCGGTGTTTGAGGGCAGAAATCAGTTGACCCAGGTCCTTGGGTCTGGAGGTTGTTCTGGGAggttcttctggtttttaaaggccatcttgcagaaaacaacaatCCCAAGTGAGGTGTccaggctgttttttcctccccatgcaTTCCCAAGGAGCTTTGTCTGAtttccttcagtttgtttttatattgacTCGGGGCTCGCGCAGGGCTGTCTGGATtagcagaggaaagctgttgcttttaccAGAAGGTCCTGGTGCCCAGTGAACCCAgtacagctccagctgccctgtttGTCTGGCCTCCATCCGTCAGGGCGAGTGCCACTGGCCACCCGGCCAGCGCTACCGGGAGGCAGTTGCCCCCGTAGGGGTGGATCCTGCCGGCCGTGGTAGGGCCGAGCTGTCAcaggagttctggttgacaacaggttgaccatgagccagcaacgcgccctgtggccaagaaggtcgATGGTACCCGGGGtccatgaggaggagcgtggccagcaggttgagggaggtgaatcctccccctctgctctgccctggtgaggccccatctgagttgtgtgtccagttctgggctccccagtttaagaaggacaaggaattactggagagagtccagcgctgggctacaaagatgctgatgggtctggagcatctttcttgtgaggaaaggctgagagagctggggctgttgagctggagcagagaagctgagagggatctgatcaatgtgatcaatatctcagggtgggtgtcagaggatggaccagactctgttcagtggtgcccaacgccagggtgaggggcaacgggcacagactgaaacacaggagggtccagctgaacatgaggagaaacttctttgctgggaggtgccagagcctggaccaggctgcccagagcgggtgtggagtctccttctctggagacattcaaacccgcctggaccgacctgtgtgatctgctctggtgaccctgcgtgagcaggggggctgggctgggggatctccagggggcccttcagccccagccaggcggggattctgggattctgtcaCTTGTTCTCAAGCCGAAGTGAAATTCCGTAGTTCTCtgcaggctcagcagctgctctgcactgaagGAGACACACTTAGACAAGAGCCTCGAGAAAGCCCGTCCAGAAGGTTTCAGTGTTTGAAGCCATTAGGCGTGTAGGCTTTGAAAAGAGGTTTGAAAGTGCCCCGGGGGGCAGCGGAGCcgccggggctggagctgccggcCCTGCCCCGGGCCCGCCGGGGACTCCATTTCCCAGCACCCGGCGAGAGGAgaagggccgggaagggaagggaagggaagggaagggaagggccgggcggggccgggcggggctgctgcgggcggggccggggctgccgtgAGCCCGGGGACCGGGACGCTGCGGCCATGGCCACCAGGCCCGCGCCCgctgggggccgggggcgcgAGGGCCCCCGGTGTCGCGGCCATGGgacgcggagcggcggcggttGGTGCGGCcggtgccgttggtgcggtcggtgccgttggtgcggtcggtgccgttggtgcggttggtgcggtcggtgcggtcggtgcggtcggtgccgttggtgcggttggtgcggtcggtgcggtcggtgccgcggcggctgctccgTCCTGCAGCATCGCGGGAGGTGCTGTTCATCTCGGCGACTTGTGGATCTGGAGACTTCGGTTGACGCCTTGAGCTACTGGAGTGTgtccagagaagagcaggagagctggtgaggggctggagcacaagtgtgatgggagcggccgagggagctgggggttcagctggagaacaggagctgaggggagaccttctgatctctgaactgcccgaaaggagcttggagccagggggggtcgggctctgctccccaggaacaagcgctgggatgagaggaaacggccccaagttgcggcaggggaggttgaggctggatctggggaacaatttcttccccaaagggctgtggggcactggaacaggctgcccagggcagtggtggagtccccatccctggaggggtttgaaagatgcagagatgaggttctcagggacatggggtgggggCGGACTTGGTAGTGtgaggtttatggttggactcaatgatcttgagggtcttttccaaccagaatacttctgcgattctgtgattgcaGGTGTGTTTAAGGCTGAGATGGAGCCTGGTTTCCAGGGCCTTGGAGAGGCGCGAGCAGCAGGGAGCCAgccgggggggcggcagggGGACGTAGGTTTAACAGCAAGTCGGGaaatcctcctctccctgcaggtcaGAGTGTGGACGTGAGCAAGGATCTTCGATCCCCACCGGGGGCTGACAGCGGAGGAATCTGCGAGGAGACCATCTTGAGCAAGGGAAAGCCCGGCTCTTGCCATGGTGAGTGTGATGGGTGCTCAGGCAGGCCTGGGAaatccccagtgctgctgtggcactggctggcaggcaggagccaTCCCAAGGGCTGGGGGCTTCTGCccagctggcaggcaggaggggctgagctCCCTGGTGTCACTGAAGGTGTCACATCTCTCTGCTTGCCCGGGGTTTCACCTGCCATTTCCCAAGCAGCGCGGGCGGGACGAGGGCttcgctggtgctgctgggcttctCTGGAGAAACCTGCCTCTGGCTTTAGTGTGCTGAGAAAGTCCAGCTCAGACTCGCTTGGTTTTCTAATGAGGGAATTGTCTTTCTCCGTAGGCTACGCGAGCCAAGAGAAGCACAAGTGGTAAGTACACTGGCGTGGTCTCCTTTCCCTGTCCGTAGGTGCTTTGGTGTGCTGGGGATGCCTGGGACGGAggaggggggacactgggatgagGTGGCAGCCCTGGCTACCGGAACGGTCGCCATCCATGTGTGAAAGGTGCAGCTCAGTGCATTGTGTCATTGCTGACCCAAACATATTCACCTGCCTCTCCAGTCAAAGGGATTTGCTTCCTGGGCTCCTATATTCTGTTCCTGTGGGTTTTCCCAAATCTGGAGGAGAATATATGCgtttatttcagttcttcccctcccctgctccctaACTGCTGGTTTAGAGGCCTCTTGCTGCCCCTGATACTGAAGCAGTGCATTTGGGGTCAAGTCCTggccctggcagctctctgtgGAAGACATGGCAGACATTACATTGCTGGTGCTTGAGCccaaatctttcttcttgggGGATCTCGGAAGAGCAAGCCTTGTTGACATTGGGAGCTTTTCTGCACGAGCTTGATGAGCTCACCTGCCTCAGCACCTTGAATTTGTCTTGTTTCAGGCTCTATTGATGACATCCTTGAGGACCTGCGGGGATATGATGGTAAAATGAAGCTTCTTTGCAGCTGAAAGGGCAGCATCCTTGTCCTGGTCCTCCCTtcctgggagcaggagctgctggtgcaacAGCCCTTGATCTGCGAGAGGCTCCAGTTGTGaggggggaggcagcagggagcaggggggacaGCCGGGTTCCCAGAGCCAGAGGCCACTGAACAGGTTGCCCGTCGGTctggggaggtgaagggaagttTGTCTCTGATTAAAAGCCTCTGTGGTCCATGAGAAGCCGGCAAATCCCCCTGTGGAGTGCCCAGGCCTGGGCTATGGCCGTGTCCATCATCCTGCTCTCTCCCTGCGTTTTTCCAGTTGAACCCCGTGTTACATCTGCCAGAGCTTCCCAGCCGGCCGGGAGCAGCGGTGGGAGAacctggagcagcagcgtgCGGGCCGGCAAGGAGTGAGTGCCTTTCAGATCTCTCTGTGCTCCCCACGTCCTCCTGACCTGCCCCGTCCTCAGCTTCTGcacccgctccccgccccgacAGGTGGTTTGCAGAGGATGATTTCTTCAGCAAGGTCCCTGCagagaacaaggcagctgcaggggtGAGCCCAAATTTGGGGAGAGAGTCTGGATGTCctgagggctggggctgagctctcGGGCATCGCCGGCagggggaaaagacaggagaggggagtggGTGTCCGGTGGGAGACGGGCTTCCAGGTACCGAGGATGGAGCAAAGCCCGGGGGcacatgctgctgcagcccagccttcctgggtGCGTTTCGGCTCAAGCGTCGTAGGAAGAGCCCTCACCCAAAGCAATGGGCTTGGGTGTTccggaggcagcagcaggatctcAGCACAGGACTCAGGGCACAGAGCGTTTCAAGTACCGAAATCCCCCCATCTCAGCCCCCGTGCGCTGCAGCCAcggcccccagcaccagcctcccaagggaagagcagtgctGAGGCATCCGCAGCGCTCGCCCTGTGCCCGTCCTCATCCTCTTGCTTTCCAGGACAAGGACGACGCGGACTGGGATTTCCTGGGGACATCGAAACCCGGTTCTGGGCCATGGAAGATGCCCGTGAAACGTggcactgagagcagctctgagacaacactggaacagagcagcaggaaaggtaAGCAGGTTGCTGGATGCCTCCTCCTTGTAGGAAAGGAATCAGCAGCCTGGCTGAGTTTGTGTGAGGTCCCAGCTGATGAAATCGAAAGCCACCCAGTCCCATCTGTGACTAAGCAGAGCGGTCATTTCTAGAGCAACTCAATAACGGGCTTGGTTGTGCCACAGCTCAGGGAGTGCCACAGGTTACAGAACTGGCC
This window encodes:
- the LOC135995965 gene encoding LOW QUALITY PROTEIN: fas-binding factor 1 homolog (The sequence of the model RefSeq protein was modified relative to this genomic sequence to represent the inferred CDS: substituted 1 base at 1 genomic stop codon) translates to MHFKENRKGDTDQEAGNKLAADTARQAAEKTERDMRAMSPIPGGCLLEPPSPSEEKWNGLFQVLLPAFTAIKIKEQPAWIQYSRVKKAADKKQTSEPERAELKMQGQELKAKEEQLARDRQRLDEAWQELRLEKKVNGAALRVQQQEELTRSANELLAQKHAEGERALGEAHRMESQFRDKLQVLQQEQLKQQEQTAQQRLSTAHQRRRHEXPREELPNHPVTPLTTAQDLGAPTDGLSSTLAFLPPTRTLPRHSPRDIGESLPVADNPVLSAQVQLLKFQAQWEDDYLEREKIFLESLKKARYNTSCLSASRPSFCPSPDHDFFEVTQLFLEILRKAPYCTSPLPASRPSSLLLTTIS